A genomic window from Streptococcus sanguinis includes:
- the nrdR gene encoding transcriptional repressor NrdR: MRCPKCGGNKSSVVDSRQAEDGNTIRRRRECEECQHRFTTYERVEERTLVVVKKDGTREQFSRDKIFNGIIRSAQKRPVSSDEIEEIVNRIEQKVRSQSDNEINSEYIGSLVMDELAELDEITYVRFASVYRSFKDVGELESLLKQITKGSKKKKDK, translated from the coding sequence ATGCGTTGTCCGAAATGTGGTGGAAATAAATCAAGTGTAGTTGATAGCAGACAGGCAGAAGATGGAAATACAATCCGCCGCCGCCGTGAGTGTGAGGAATGTCAGCATCGTTTCACGACCTACGAGCGCGTCGAAGAGAGAACCCTAGTGGTTGTCAAAAAGGACGGGACACGTGAGCAATTTTCTCGAGATAAGATTTTTAACGGTATTATTCGATCCGCTCAAAAACGGCCAGTATCTAGTGACGAAATAGAGGAGATTGTCAACCGAATCGAGCAAAAGGTCCGCAGTCAGAGCGACAATGAAATCAATAGTGAATATATTGGATCCTTAGTCATGGATGAACTAGCTGAGCTGGATGAAATCACCTACGTTCGTTTCGCCAGTGTTTACCGGAGTTTCAAGGATGTGGGCGAGCTGGAAAGCCTGCTCAAGCAGATTACCAAGGGGTCCAAGAAGAAAAAGGACAAATAA
- a CDS encoding helicase DnaB, with protein MKPNDKFYFIKNYFVNLNIGDLIRCYLPIIGMGSSSVYQFLVAIWDNGSKPHQFSEILNHLNFGFNTLQDSFDLLSAMKLIEIYEQKDSQNQQIFGIVLYPPLSTQDFLKHNVYRTLLEKKIGETCVSNFEKVNLIHEKKISKNFSDVFDDSGENFITNRPQNDFEIEHFERLMARDLLRFENKDDSIIALYNISEKYKKSWFDVYQVAKETAVDDVISIKRIKNFFKSRTQNSSKVIFSDSEKSLISVAKSKTPIDVLAEFKESKYSGITGSEKEVLKYAKNLGLLDEVINVALFDYFNRYTDTSNLKANLFKALVNDYSYRGLNQAEDAVEFLSKEIKSQKQGEFKGNNKTHKSNVPDWSQPDYKNETSAERQAELEEQKRRLLAKLEGGGE; from the coding sequence ATGAAACCAAATGATAAATTTTACTTTATTAAAAATTATTTTGTAAATTTGAATATTGGTGATTTGATTAGGTGTTACTTGCCTATCATCGGTATGGGCTCTTCTTCTGTTTACCAATTTCTTGTTGCTATATGGGATAACGGTAGTAAACCACATCAATTTAGTGAAATACTTAATCATTTGAATTTTGGTTTTAATACTTTACAAGATAGTTTTGATTTGTTGTCAGCTATGAAGCTTATTGAAATTTATGAGCAAAAAGATTCTCAAAATCAACAAATTTTTGGGATTGTATTATATCCGCCGCTATCTACTCAAGATTTTTTAAAGCATAATGTATATAGAACGTTACTTGAAAAAAAAATAGGTGAAACCTGTGTTTCGAACTTTGAAAAAGTAAATTTAATTCATGAGAAAAAAATATCAAAAAACTTTTCAGATGTTTTTGATGATTCAGGAGAAAATTTTATTACGAATCGCCCACAGAATGATTTTGAAATAGAACATTTTGAACGACTGATGGCTAGAGATTTACTGAGGTTCGAGAATAAGGATGACAGTATAATTGCTCTCTATAACATTTCTGAAAAATATAAAAAATCTTGGTTTGACGTGTATCAAGTTGCTAAAGAAACAGCTGTTGATGATGTTATTTCTATAAAAAGAATTAAGAACTTTTTTAAGAGCAGAACACAAAATTCGAGTAAAGTGATATTTTCTGATTCGGAGAAATCTCTAATTTCAGTAGCAAAATCTAAAACTCCAATTGATGTGCTGGCTGAATTTAAAGAGAGTAAGTATTCGGGTATAACTGGGTCTGAAAAGGAAGTATTAAAATACGCTAAAAATCTTGGCTTGCTGGATGAAGTAATAAATGTAGCTCTGTTTGATTATTTTAATAGATATACGGATACTAGTAATCTAAAAGCTAATCTTTTTAAAGCATTGGTGAATGATTATTCATATAGAGGACTAAATCAAGCTGAAGATGCGGTGGAATTTTTGTCTAAGGAAATAAAATCTCAAAAGCAAGGGGAATTTAAAGGAAATAATAAAACTCATAAAAGCAACGTACCTGACTGGAGTCAGCCAGATTATAAAAATGAAACGAGCGCAGAGAGGCAGGCCGAGCTAGAAGAGCAGAAACGTCGACTCTTAGCCAAACTTGAAGGAGGAGGCGAATAA
- a CDS encoding DNA/RNA helicase yields MTFSDLEFKTFYSTKDDNIPESFYNLVLKEAVLYNRVSGYFSSKSLAYYTKGIQNLLLNNGKMRFIISHEISEQDYEAIRLGYFNKSKLTSDLFKNFNYDDSDVSLKINISNLAYLIEIGLVEIKIGFTHSGLFHAKYGMFLDDLDNMVFFTGSLNESEAAFAKNYEEITVLDSWTQSEQQLRTKLKEFNKLWDGENDDGYIFVKSINEIVRLRLISYSKGKIILNKNMLKNEALILYFNNDLKFQNNLIKQKIDFNQRSINQLSKKYFLNASLTTFKTDLNYTDIEEIIKLLKRYGKRTDTQIIIDDSVYMYIQSNKFQIEEMKKLGLALKNKDEMFKQEFDVFKNIVNQEVDRELYDIQYWLSFYQVCMKRAANFSVPGAGKTSMVYGSFAYLSSPQINKAKRIVVIGPKNSFLSWKEEFRNVFGNKRSLRVLDIHASDFVSEMMYKNTDNYSLVLINYESLIKHKEALSNIIDEETLLVFDEVHKIKRIGSERAKVAIELSCKSTYRLVLTGTPIPNSYQDIWNFLHILYNFEYKQYFGFSQSELSHLSPTESQEINEKLSPFFWRVTKNQLLVPKENEDQLIRVTANDTEQLIIDILWKKYGHQPFKLYIRLIQLSSNPTLLIEKITKEIYGDYGVDEEQQLINYTDELPNYTNYELDLIKSLENSSKFDRCISQSDSLLTKNKPHIIWCIFIDTINKLHDKIQELGARVAVIYGSIPSEERERIIIDFQAGRYDVLITNPHTLAESISLHMIAHDAIYYEFSFNLTHMLQSRDRIHRLGLKEGQETNYFYLFMDGQEGCRNTIDYKVYSRLSEKKKLMLDVIENQELHCEFSIDEQEEILEIIKEIDNDK; encoded by the coding sequence ATGACATTTTCAGATTTAGAATTTAAAACCTTTTACTCTACTAAAGATGATAATATTCCTGAATCATTTTATAATTTGGTCTTAAAGGAAGCTGTTCTATATAACAGAGTTAGTGGATATTTTAGCAGCAAATCTTTGGCATACTATACAAAAGGAATTCAAAATTTATTGCTTAATAACGGAAAAATGCGTTTCATAATTTCTCATGAAATATCTGAGCAAGATTATGAAGCAATCAGATTGGGATATTTTAATAAGTCTAAATTGACAAGCGATTTGTTCAAAAACTTTAATTATGATGACTCAGACGTTTCTCTAAAAATTAATATTTCTAATTTAGCTTATTTAATAGAAATTGGACTAGTAGAAATAAAAATAGGATTTACCCATTCTGGCTTATTTCATGCAAAATATGGGATGTTTCTAGATGATTTAGATAATATGGTGTTTTTTACCGGATCGTTGAATGAGTCAGAAGCAGCGTTTGCAAAAAATTACGAGGAAATCACAGTTTTAGATAGTTGGACTCAGTCAGAACAGCAACTTAGAACAAAGCTAAAAGAATTTAATAAATTGTGGGATGGTGAAAATGATGATGGTTATATTTTTGTAAAGTCAATTAATGAGATTGTTAGATTAAGATTAATTAGTTATAGTAAAGGAAAAATTATTTTAAATAAAAATATGCTTAAAAACGAAGCGTTGATATTGTATTTCAATAATGACCTAAAATTTCAAAATAATCTAATCAAGCAAAAGATAGATTTTAATCAGCGTTCTATAAATCAGTTATCCAAAAAATATTTTCTTAATGCTTCATTAACAACATTTAAAACAGATTTAAATTATACAGATATTGAAGAAATCATTAAGCTCCTTAAACGATATGGAAAACGAACAGATACCCAAATAATAATAGATGATTCGGTATACATGTATATCCAAAGTAATAAGTTTCAAATTGAAGAAATGAAAAAACTTGGACTTGCACTCAAAAACAAAGATGAGATGTTTAAGCAGGAATTTGACGTTTTCAAAAATATCGTAAATCAAGAAGTAGATAGAGAGTTATATGATATTCAATATTGGTTAAGTTTCTATCAGGTTTGTATGAAAAGGGCTGCTAATTTTTCTGTTCCAGGCGCAGGTAAAACGTCAATGGTGTACGGTTCCTTTGCCTATCTTTCTAGTCCACAAATAAATAAAGCAAAAAGGATTGTTGTTATAGGTCCAAAAAATTCCTTTTTATCATGGAAAGAAGAGTTTAGAAATGTGTTTGGAAATAAAAGGAGTCTGAGAGTTTTAGATATACATGCATCCGATTTTGTCAGTGAAATGATGTATAAAAATACTGATAATTATAGTCTTGTATTAATTAATTATGAATCGCTTATAAAACATAAGGAAGCTCTATCAAATATAATTGATGAGGAAACATTGTTAGTTTTTGACGAAGTACATAAAATAAAAAGAATAGGATCAGAACGAGCCAAGGTTGCAATAGAATTGTCATGTAAATCTACTTATAGACTTGTTTTAACGGGAACACCAATCCCAAACTCATATCAGGATATTTGGAATTTTTTACATATACTTTATAATTTTGAATATAAACAGTATTTTGGATTTTCTCAATCAGAACTTAGTCATTTATCTCCTACTGAATCACAGGAAATAAATGAAAAGTTATCACCATTCTTTTGGAGAGTAACAAAGAATCAATTATTAGTTCCAAAGGAAAACGAGGATCAATTAATTAGAGTGACAGCCAACGATACGGAGCAGTTAATTATTGATATTTTGTGGAAAAAGTATGGTCATCAACCATTTAAACTCTATATTAGATTAATCCAACTTTCTTCTAATCCTACCCTTTTAATAGAAAAGATTACTAAAGAAATATATGGCGATTATGGTGTTGATGAAGAACAGCAATTAATAAATTATACTGACGAGCTTCCAAACTATACGAATTATGAGCTGGATTTAATAAAATCATTAGAAAATTCGTCTAAGTTTGATAGATGTATTTCTCAATCAGACTCTCTTTTAACAAAGAATAAACCTCATATTATTTGGTGTATTTTTATTGATACCATAAATAAATTGCATGATAAAATACAGGAATTGGGTGCAAGAGTAGCAGTAATCTATGGCAGTATACCATCAGAGGAGAGAGAACGGATTATAATAGATTTTCAAGCTGGTCGTTATGATGTTTTGATTACCAATCCGCATACATTAGCGGAATCAATTTCATTACATATGATTGCTCATGATGCCATTTACTATGAATTCTCATTTAATCTAACTCATATGCTTCAATCAAGGGATAGGATTCATCGTTTAGGCTTGAAAGAAGGTCAGGAAACAAACTATTTTTATCTTTTTATGGATGGACAAGAAGGATGTAGAAATACTATAGATTATAAAGTTTATTCTAGACTTTCTGAAAAGAAAAAGCTTATGTTGGATGTAATAGAAAACCAAGAATTACATTGTGAATTTTCTATAGATGAGCAGGAAGAAATATTAGAAATTATAAAGGAAATAGATAACGATAAATGA
- the gndA gene encoding NADP-dependent phosphogluconate dehydrogenase produces the protein MTKANFGVVGMAVMGRNLALNIESRGYTVAIYNRSANKTEDVIASHPEKNFVPSYDVESFVNSIEKPRRIMLMVQAGPGTDATIQALLPHLDKGDILIDGGNTFYKDTIRRNEELANSGINFIGTGVSGGEKGALEGPSIMPGGQKEAYELVADVLEEISAKAPEDGAPCVTYIGPDGAGHYVKMVHNGIEYGDMQLIAESYDLMQHLLGLSASEMADIFTEWNKGELDSYLIEITADILTRKDDEGQDGPIVDYILDAAGNKGTGKWTSQSSLDLGVPLPLITESVFARYISTYKDERVAASKVLPKPAAFSFEGDKAELIEKIRQALYFSKIMSYAQGFAQLRVASKENNWNLPFGEIASIWRAGCIIRARFLQKITDAYGRDADLANLLLDEYFMDITAKYQQAVRDVVSLAVQAGVPVPTFSSAIAYFDSYRAENLPANLIQAQRDYFGAHTYNRKDKEGTYHYSWYDEK, from the coding sequence ATGACTAAAGCAAATTTTGGTGTTGTTGGTATGGCTGTTATGGGCCGTAACCTTGCCCTAAATATCGAATCTCGTGGCTATACAGTTGCCATTTATAACCGCTCAGCAAACAAGACGGAGGACGTCATTGCCTCTCATCCTGAGAAAAACTTTGTGCCAAGCTATGATGTGGAGTCTTTTGTGAACTCTATCGAAAAGCCACGTCGGATTATGCTGATGGTTCAAGCTGGCCCTGGTACAGATGCGACTATTCAGGCGCTGCTTCCTCACTTGGATAAGGGAGATATCCTGATTGACGGTGGGAATACTTTCTACAAGGATACCATTCGCCGCAATGAAGAGTTGGCTAACTCTGGTATCAACTTCATCGGTACAGGTGTTTCCGGTGGTGAAAAGGGCGCATTGGAAGGACCGTCTATTATGCCGGGTGGTCAAAAAGAAGCTTATGAGTTGGTAGCGGATGTCTTGGAAGAAATCTCTGCTAAAGCTCCTGAAGACGGTGCACCATGTGTGACCTATATCGGTCCTGATGGTGCTGGTCACTATGTAAAAATGGTCCATAACGGGATTGAATATGGAGATATGCAGCTAATCGCTGAGAGTTATGACCTGATGCAGCACTTGCTGGGGCTTTCAGCTAGTGAAATGGCAGACATCTTTACGGAGTGGAACAAAGGCGAGCTAGACAGCTATCTGATTGAGATTACAGCGGATATCTTGACACGCAAGGACGATGAAGGTCAAGATGGTCCAATCGTTGACTACATTCTGGATGCGGCTGGCAATAAGGGAACAGGTAAGTGGACTAGTCAATCTTCTCTGGATTTAGGTGTTCCGCTGCCCTTGATTACTGAGTCAGTCTTTGCGCGTTACATTTCGACCTACAAAGATGAGCGTGTGGCAGCTAGCAAGGTATTGCCAAAACCAGCTGCTTTCAGCTTTGAAGGAGACAAGGCAGAGTTGATTGAAAAGATCCGTCAGGCTCTTTATTTCTCAAAAATTATGTCTTATGCTCAAGGTTTTGCTCAATTGCGTGTAGCTTCTAAGGAAAACAACTGGAACCTGCCGTTCGGTGAAATTGCTTCTATCTGGCGTGCTGGCTGTATCATCCGTGCTCGTTTCTTGCAAAAGATTACAGATGCTTATGGCCGTGATGCTGACCTAGCTAACCTACTATTGGATGAATACTTCATGGACATTACGGCTAAGTATCAGCAGGCAGTGCGTGATGTTGTCAGCTTGGCTGTGCAAGCAGGAGTACCAGTGCCAACTTTCTCTAGTGCTATTGCTTACTTTGATAGCTATCGTGCGGAAAATCTGCCAGCTAATCTAATTCAGGCTCAGCGTGATTACTTTGGTGCTCATACATATAACCGTAAAGATAAAGAAGGTACCTACCACTATTCTTGGTACGACGAAAAATAG
- a CDS encoding excalibur calcium-binding domain-containing protein, with the protein MILINKKIVAYFCILLAYASLAACSSDTDNTEALPSLSSSSSSISSSSSSSSTQNNSAKIDKAEKAKTEQEEKEAAEKAEKERIAQEEAQKAAEVQRQQEEAAAEAQKQQEEADAQVAQEQPQANVYYKNCSEARAAGAAPVYQGQPGYGRHLDRDGDGIGCEK; encoded by the coding sequence ATGATATTAATAAATAAGAAAATCGTCGCCTACTTTTGCATCTTGCTAGCTTACGCATCTCTTGCTGCTTGCTCTTCAGACACAGATAATACAGAAGCTCTTCCTAGTCTCTCGTCATCTTCTTCAAGTATCAGCTCATCAAGTAGTAGTTCATCTACACAAAATAATTCAGCCAAAATAGATAAAGCAGAAAAAGCTAAGACTGAACAAGAAGAAAAAGAAGCTGCTGAAAAAGCTGAAAAGGAAAGAATAGCACAAGAAGAAGCTCAAAAAGCTGCGGAAGTTCAAAGGCAACAAGAAGAAGCTGCCGCTGAGGCTCAAAAGCAACAAGAGGAAGCAGATGCTCAAGTAGCTCAAGAACAGCCTCAAGCTAATGTTTATTACAAAAATTGCTCCGAAGCAAGAGCAGCTGGTGCTGCACCCGTTTACCAAGGACAACCTGGATATGGTCGTCACCTTGATAGAGATGGTGATGGTATCGGATGTGAGAAATAA
- a CDS encoding response regulator transcription factor, which yields MAKRILLVENEKNLARFVSLELQKEGFLVDLAETGQEGLALAKDVDYDLLLLNYDLQDMTASDFAKQLSLIKPASVIIVLASREEIAEQQEAIQHFAVSYVVKPFIISDLVERVSIIFRGRDFIDQHCSLLKIPTSYRNLRVDIKNHTVYRGEEVIALTRREYDLLVTLMGSNKVMSREQLLERVWKYESATETNVVDVYIRYLRSKIDVEGQPSYIKTVRGVGYAMQE from the coding sequence ATGGCAAAGCGAATTTTACTAGTAGAAAATGAAAAAAATCTTGCCCGATTTGTGAGTTTGGAACTGCAAAAGGAAGGCTTTCTTGTAGATTTAGCTGAGACTGGTCAAGAGGGACTGGCTCTGGCTAAAGATGTGGATTATGACTTGCTCTTGCTCAACTATGATCTTCAAGATATGACAGCCAGCGACTTTGCTAAACAGCTGAGCTTGATTAAGCCAGCGTCCGTCATTATCGTTCTGGCTAGTCGCGAAGAGATTGCAGAGCAGCAGGAAGCAATCCAACATTTTGCTGTTTCCTACGTGGTCAAGCCTTTCATTATCAGTGATTTAGTGGAGCGCGTCTCCATCATTTTCCGCGGGCGCGACTTTATCGACCAGCACTGCAGCCTCTTGAAAATTCCGACCTCTTACCGCAATCTGCGAGTGGATATTAAAAATCATACGGTTTACCGCGGTGAGGAAGTCATTGCACTGACACGGCGGGAGTACGATCTGCTGGTAACCCTGATGGGCAGCAATAAGGTCATGAGCCGTGAGCAACTGCTGGAGCGTGTCTGGAAGTACGAGAGTGCAACCGAGACCAACGTTGTAGATGTTTATATTCGTTATCTGCGCAGTAAAATTGATGTGGAGGGGCAACCAAGCTATATCAAAACTGTTCGCGGTGTTGGTTATGCCATGCAAGAATAG
- a CDS encoding hydrolase yields MAKFLTLNTHSWMEEEQETKLNQLAERILQEKYDVICLQEVNQLTESEQVVQAPFYQAVEGAIAIHQDNFALCLVEKLAEAGLDYHWSWAYNHIGFDIYNEGVAILSRNPMAPREVLVSEANDPTDYHTRKVLLAETEVEGQLLTIASCHLSWWDKGFQGEWAKLEAELLKAESPLVLMGDFNNPVGQQGYQTILASPLKLQDSHTAAKEASGEATVEGTIAGWDDNKHALKIDYVFTSQGMDVERSAVVFDGKATPVVSDHFGLEVQVTC; encoded by the coding sequence ATGGCAAAATTCCTGACATTAAATACTCATAGTTGGATGGAAGAAGAGCAAGAAACTAAGCTTAATCAGCTTGCAGAACGCATTCTTCAAGAAAAATATGATGTCATTTGCCTGCAGGAAGTCAATCAATTAACGGAGTCTGAACAGGTTGTTCAGGCTCCTTTCTATCAGGCGGTTGAAGGAGCGATTGCGATTCATCAAGACAACTTTGCTCTATGTCTGGTAGAAAAGTTGGCTGAGGCAGGACTGGACTATCATTGGTCCTGGGCCTATAATCATATTGGGTTTGATATTTACAATGAAGGAGTGGCAATCCTATCTAGAAATCCTATGGCTCCTAGAGAAGTTCTGGTATCAGAGGCTAATGATCCTACGGATTACCATACCCGCAAGGTCTTGCTAGCCGAGACTGAGGTAGAAGGTCAATTGCTGACAATTGCCTCCTGCCATTTGTCTTGGTGGGATAAAGGATTTCAGGGGGAATGGGCTAAGCTTGAAGCAGAGCTGCTAAAAGCAGAAAGTCCTCTGGTCCTCATGGGTGATTTCAACAACCCGGTTGGCCAGCAAGGCTACCAGACCATCTTAGCCAGTCCCCTGAAGCTGCAGGATAGTCATACCGCTGCAAAAGAAGCTAGCGGAGAGGCAACAGTAGAAGGGACTATTGCAGGCTGGGACGACAATAAGCATGCTCTGAAGATAGACTATGTTTTCACTAGCCAAGGGATGGACGTTGAGCGCTCCGCTGTCGTTTTTGACGGGAAAGCAACACCTGTTGTCAGTGACCACTTTGGTTTAGAAGTGCAAGTGACATGTTAG
- a CDS encoding PTS glucose/maltose transporter subunit IIBCA (phosphoenolpyruvate-dependent sugar phosphotransferase system; catalyzes the phosphorylation of incoming sugar substrates concomitant with their translocation across the cell membrane; IIB is phosphorylated by IIA and then transfers the phosphoryl group to the sugar; IIC forms the translocation channel) — translation MMKDSFKNIFSFEFWQKFGKALMVVVAVMPAAGLMISIGKSIPMINPNLGVLVTIGGVLEQIGWGVIGNLHILFALAIGGSWAKERAGGAFAAGLSFILINRITGVMFGVTSDMLSDKTAVVKTMFGASIKVSDYFISVLESPALNMGVFVGIIAGFVGATAYNKYYNFRKLPDALSFFNGKRFVPFVVILRSAIVAIILSFVWPVVQSGINSFGIWIANSQDTAPVLAPFIYGTLERLLLPFGLHHMLTIPMNYTELGGVYHVIVGSGAGTTVAGQDPLWLAWVTDLVGTKTADPDTYKHLLVTVHPARFKVGQMIGSFGILMGVAAAIYHNVDADKKHKYKGMMIATALATFLTGVTEPIEYMFMFVATPLYLVYSVVQGAAFAMADIVNLRVHSFGSIEFLTRTPMAINAGLGMDIINFIWVTILFGVVMYFISNFMIKKFNYATPGRNGNYETAEGSDEASSSESTGGKVAAASQAVNVINLLGGRANIVDVDACMTRLRVTVKDAEKVGTEEQWKAEGAMGLVMKGQGVQAIYGPKADVLKSDIQDLLDSGEVIPETLPSQKAESAAAEVSYKGVTEEVETVADGQVIDLADVKDPVFSQKMMGDGFAVEPENGKIYSPVAGTVTSVFPSKHAIGLVTDNGLEVLVHIGLETVSLEGKPFEVHVSEGQKVAAGDLLVTADLEAIKEAGRETSTIVVFTNAAAIKSVTVEKLGQASAKTVVAKVEL, via the coding sequence ATGATGAAAGATTCATTCAAGAACATTTTTAGCTTTGAATTTTGGCAAAAATTCGGTAAAGCTTTGATGGTGGTCGTTGCTGTTATGCCGGCAGCAGGACTGATGATTAGTATCGGTAAGTCTATCCCGATGATTAATCCAAATCTAGGTGTTTTAGTCACTATCGGTGGTGTTTTAGAGCAGATTGGTTGGGGTGTTATTGGTAACCTGCATATCCTCTTTGCTTTGGCTATCGGTGGAAGCTGGGCAAAAGAACGCGCTGGCGGTGCCTTTGCAGCTGGTCTGTCCTTTATCCTGATTAACCGTATTACTGGTGTCATGTTTGGTGTTACCAGCGATATGCTCTCAGATAAAACAGCTGTAGTTAAAACAATGTTTGGCGCATCTATTAAGGTTTCTGATTATTTCATCAGTGTTCTGGAGTCACCAGCTCTGAATATGGGTGTCTTTGTCGGAATTATCGCAGGTTTTGTTGGAGCAACAGCTTACAACAAATACTATAACTTCCGTAAATTGCCAGATGCCTTGTCATTCTTCAATGGTAAGCGTTTTGTACCTTTCGTTGTTATCTTGCGTTCAGCTATCGTAGCAATTATTTTGTCATTTGTATGGCCAGTTGTTCAATCAGGTATCAACAGCTTTGGTATTTGGATTGCTAACTCACAAGATACTGCGCCAGTTTTGGCACCATTTATCTATGGTACTTTGGAACGTCTCTTGCTTCCATTTGGTTTGCACCACATGTTGACCATCCCAATGAACTACACAGAGCTAGGTGGTGTTTACCACGTTATTGTTGGTTCTGGTGCGGGAACAACGGTAGCTGGTCAAGATCCACTTTGGTTGGCTTGGGTAACTGACTTGGTTGGTACGAAAACAGCTGATCCTGATACTTATAAGCACTTGCTTGTGACTGTTCACCCAGCTCGCTTCAAAGTTGGTCAGATGATTGGTTCCTTCGGTATCCTTATGGGGGTAGCAGCAGCTATCTATCACAATGTGGATGCTGATAAAAAGCACAAATACAAAGGTATGATGATTGCGACTGCTCTGGCAACCTTCTTGACAGGGGTTACTGAGCCAATCGAGTACATGTTCATGTTTGTTGCAACTCCACTTTACTTGGTCTACTCAGTTGTTCAGGGTGCTGCTTTTGCAATGGCTGATATCGTCAACCTTCGCGTACACTCATTCGGTTCTATCGAATTCTTGACCCGTACACCAATGGCAATCAATGCTGGCTTGGGGATGGATATCATCAACTTCATTTGGGTAACGATTCTCTTTGGTGTTGTGATGTACTTCATTTCTAACTTTATGATCAAGAAGTTCAACTACGCAACTCCAGGACGTAACGGTAACTATGAAACAGCAGAAGGTTCAGATGAAGCTTCTTCATCAGAGTCAACTGGCGGTAAAGTTGCTGCTGCTTCTCAAGCGGTAAATGTTATCAATCTTCTTGGCGGCCGTGCTAACATCGTTGATGTAGATGCATGTATGACTCGTCTGCGTGTGACTGTCAAAGATGCTGAAAAAGTTGGAACAGAAGAGCAGTGGAAAGCTGAAGGCGCTATGGGATTGGTTATGAAAGGCCAAGGCGTTCAAGCTATCTACGGACCAAAAGCCGACGTTCTTAAATCTGATATTCAAGACTTGCTGGACTCTGGTGAAGTGATTCCTGAAACACTTCCTAGCCAAAAAGCAGAATCAGCGGCTGCCGAAGTTTCTTACAAAGGTGTGACTGAGGAAGTTGAAACTGTTGCGGACGGTCAAGTCATTGACTTAGCAGATGTTAAAGATCCGGTCTTCTCACAAAAAATGATGGGTGACGGATTTGCAGTTGAGCCAGAAAATGGTAAGATTTATTCACCAGTTGCTGGTACAGTAACTAGCGTCTTCCCTAGCAAGCATGCTATCGGTCTTGTGACAGATAACGGCCTGGAAGTCTTAGTACATATTGGTTTGGAAACTGTTAGCCTTGAAGGTAAACCATTCGAAGTTCATGTTTCAGAAGGTCAAAAAGTTGCAGCTGGAGATCTTCTAGTAACGGCTGACTTGGAAGCAATCAAAGAAGCAGGACGTGAAACTTCAACAATCGTAGTCTTCACAAATGCAGCAGCTATCAAGTCTGTGACAGTAGAAAAACTTGGTCAAGCATCTGCTAAGACAGTTGTTGCTAAGGTTGAATTGTAA